A section of the Humulus lupulus chromosome 2, drHumLupu1.1, whole genome shotgun sequence genome encodes:
- the LOC133815705 gene encoding uncharacterized protein LOC133815705 — protein sequence MGSTLFAYLMYNGVWEREGRDWVFNGAENLTFELEKDITYSQLVELLYSELEVDKVQYDLKLEVNYKYMKGLMYRPELIRNDKGVSLYLSMLLKKPDEFVPLFVTLVEKNIIVYRNPPPSTVKDTRSEVGTYVPETNPEVLVATAVPESNPFIPTVDHVAQMPFHDDFPDCPDPENDFEGNDDQETEVRSQALSLSPLSYQIPRQTTCRSRPRREDRQTPGTSSSRPDGTNDAREFSDPLSSSTYYSKFKAQMFTREDIEDNSHYISMGGTSGGEIHLGKFFRDKEHLKKVAGLFAMKKGFDFIVKKSGTQVGVYCQLPQKTMHI from the exons atgg ggtcaactttgttcgcgtacttaatgtataatggtgtttgggagcgtgaaggtagagattgggtttttaatggagccgaaaatttaacgttcgagttggagaaggacataacttactcacaacttgttgaacttctgtactcagagctggaggttgacaaagtgcagtatgacctgaaattagaagtgaattataagtacatgaaagggttaatgtatcggcctgaacttataaggaatgacaagggtgtaagcttatatttgtcaatgcttttgaagaagccagatgaatttgttcccctttttgtgactttggtggagaAGAATATCATTGTTTATCGTAATCCTCCACCAAGTACTGTTAAGGATACTCGTAGTGAGGTTGGGACTTATGTTCCAGAAACAAATCCGGAGGTGCTGGTAGCCACTGCTGTACCTGAATCAAACCCTTTCATACCAACAGTTGACCATGTAGCACAGATgccatttcatgatgattttcctgattgtcctgaccctgaaaatgattttgagggcaatgacgaccaagaaacagaggtccgttctcaagctttgagcctgagtccactgtcgtaccaaataccgaggcaaacaacatgtagaagtagaccccgtagagaagatcgccaaacacctggtactagtagtagtcgtccagacggaacaaatgatgctagagaatttagtgatccactctcttcttcgacatattatagtaaattcaaagctcagatgtttacaagagaagacattgaggataatagtcactatatatctatgggtggcacatcgggcggggagattcatttaggaaagtttttcagagacaaggaacatttaaaaaaggttgctggcttgtttgcaatgaagaagggattcgactttatagttaagaa GTCGGGCACACAGGTAGGGGTATACTGTCAACTGCCACAAAAAACAATGCATATTTAG
- the LOC133819829 gene encoding uncharacterized protein LOC133819829 has translation MSRCFPFPPPGYERKARNNEEDLLEKEKHREKKHKKDKKDKDKREGKEKKEKDRSDGKHREKKDKKEKHKDKDKDKKRDKEKDGDKTKDKTKASDEKRLSGKSESHGGEKLIQKDVRDKDNSVDKKFSGKIGGNKAEKLTQNSNGDDESKVVQEFARRTKDEATGTGNKFESFSVADRKKDEGMVRLVAKDTSTLAAGMEVKRADHKTTDGQGTRDGTRPGGNAMVQNTTGMVQTKVEALPRLLDKNADTKMGGGNEKTKDKESDDKRGVKRKDKDREKKSHGKDKDRDKDKKKEDRQKRREEKQRKKEEKQKKREDKEKKKEEKEKAKEKIQPKTTELDTLRESNKHNLNNHTTKTPQLPNDSNNCVTISGTPKKRKDFETNGVTHAHDSLPGKLPRPASSSYSSRENGRILEPCQISTDATDRKGASNSLKMDNKDKSDRKGAFNNLKMDNKDRKINGVIETHSLSNSTMKLKSAKAVADPIAEASVRPPDPEARPTSAPHMKLKSATAVADPIAEALVKPLHPEARPLSASPKKPKSATVAADPIAETLARPPHAEAKPVSVSPMKPKSATTAPVDPVAEALARPPHPDSKYISQIYSVPNMEEWSDHGDEEWLFDSMASEPKKAKVKPSTVEETPQVWSEAQQIESADIFALPYVIPY, from the exons ATGTCGCGCTGCTTTCCGTTCCCGCCACCAGGATATGAAAGGAAGGCTAGGAACAATGAAGAGGATTTACTAGAAAAG GAGAAGCACCGAGAAAAAAAGCATAAGAAGGATAAAAAGGACAAAGATAAGAGAGAAGGTAAGGAAAAAAAAGAGAAGGATAGAAGTGATGGAAAGCATAGGGAAAAGAAAGACAAAAAGGAAAAACACAAAGACAAGGACAAGGACAAAAAAAGGGACAAGGAGAAAGACGGGGATAAGACTAAAGACAAAACAAAGGCTTCGGATGAAAAGAGACTTTCAGGGAAATCTGAGTCTCATGGTGGAGAGAAACTCATTCAGAAAGATGTCAGAGACAAAGATAATAGTGTTGATAAAAAGTTCTCTGGTAAAATTGGAGGCAATAAGGCAGAGAAGCTCACTCAGAATAGTAATGGGGATGACGAGTCTAAAGTGGTCCAGGAGTTTGCTAGGAGGACTAAAGATGAGGCAACTGGAACAGGTAACAAGTTTGAGAGTTTTTCTGTTGCAGATCGGAAAAAGGATGAGGGGATGGTCAGATTGGTGGCCAAGGATACAAGCACTTTGGCTGCAGGCATGGAGGTTAAGAGAGCTGATCACAAAACAACAGATGGGCAAGGAACCAGGGATGGTACAAGACCTGGTGGAAATGCGATGGTTCAGAACACAACTGGAATGGTACAAACTAAAGTTGAAGCCTTGCCCAGACTGTTGGATAAGAATGCTGATACGAAGATGGGTGGTGGTAATGAGAAGACAAAAGACAAAGAGAGTGATGATAAACGTGGGGTTAAGAGGAAGGACAAagatagagagaaaaagagtcaTGGAAAGGATAAAGACAGGGATAAAGATAAGAAAAAGGAAGATAGACAGAAGAGAAGGGAGGAGAAACAGAGGAAAAAGGAGGAGAaacagaagaaaagagaagataaagagaagaagaaggaggagaaggagaaagccaaGGAGAAAATTCAACCTAAGACCACAGAGCTGGATACTTTAAGAGAAAGCAACAAACACAACCTCAATAATCATACAACCAAAACCCCTCAACTTCCCAATGACAGCAACAACTGTGTTACTATTAGTGGAACTCCAAAGAAGAGGAAGGACTTTGAGACAAATGGAGTTACACATG CCCATGATAGTTTGCCTGGTAAGTTGCCAAGGCCTGCATCATCTTCTTATTCATCAAGGGAAAATGGAAGGATACTGGAACCCTGCCAAATTTCCACCGATGCAACAGATAGAAAGGGAGCATCTAATAGTCTCAAGATGGACAATAAAGACAAATCAGATAGAAAAGGAGCATTCAATAATCTCAAGATGGACAATAAAGATAGGAAGATAAATGGTGTAATAGAAACTCATTCCTTGTCAAATTCCACGATGAAGCTTAAGTCTGCAAAAGCAGTAGCTGATCCAATAGCTGAAGCATCGGTGAGACCACCCGATCCAGAAGCTCGGCCAACATCTGCCCCCCATATGAAGCTTAAGTCTGCAACAGCAGTTGCTGATCCAATTGCTGAAGCATTGGTGAAACCGCTCCATCCAGAAGCTCGGCCATTGTCTGCCTCTCCTAAGAAGCCCAAGTCTGCTACAGTAGCAGCTGATCCAATTGCTGAAACATTGGCAAGACCACCCCATGCAGAAGCTAAGCCAGTGTCTGTCTCCCCTATGAAGCCTAAGTCTGCAACAACAGCACCAGTTGATCCAGTTGCAGAAGCTTTGGCCAGACCGCCCCATCCAGACTCCAAGTACATTAGCCAGATTTATTCGGTACCAAATATGGAAGAATGGTCTGACCATGGGGACGAAGAATGGCTATTTGACAGCATGGCTTCTGAACCAAAGAAGGCAAAGGTGAAACCATCAACTGTTGAGGAGACACCACAGGTGTGGTCGGAAGCTCAGCAGATAGAATCAGCTGATATATTTGCTCTGCCATATGTTATTCCTTACTGA